The window ATCTTATCTGCTTGAATTACTGAAGAGATTTTTTGAGCAATAATAAAGGTTGTTGTATCATCTAGTTCCTTATCCAAGGCTTCTTTGACAAGCTTTTCAGAGCGAGCATCTAATGCACTCGTACTATCATCCAATATTAAAACATTTGGATTTCCAATGATTCCACGAGTAATTGACAAACGTTGTTTTTGACCACCTGAATAGTTCAATCCACGTTCTTCCACCATCGAATCATACCGTTGAGCTTGTTTTTCAATAAATTCTTTTGCTTGAGCTATTGCCGAAGCTTTTTCCATTTCTGGCATAGTTGCATCTTTTTTACCTTGGCGTAAATTTTCAGCAATTGTTCCCGAGAATAGAATTGCTCGTTGTGAAACTAAAGCAACGGTTTTTCTTAAACTTACTTTACTAATTTTTTTCAAAGGTTCATTTCCAATAAAAATTTCACCTTCTGTTGGATCATACAATCGTGGAATTAATTGTGCTAATGTTGACTTCCCTGAACCTGTTGCGCCAACAATTCCGACTAGTTCACCTGGTTGTGCTGAAAAAGAAATATCCTTTAAAGCTGGCGTATCATCTCCATCATATTGGAAACTTACATGTTTAAACTCAACACTACCTGTTAAAGGTGCCGTTTCATCTGAATCTTCATACGTAATATCAGGATTTGTTTTTAAGATTTCGCCAATCCGACCTAAAGAAATCATTGCTCTTGAAGCCATCATCATTAACATTCCACCAATAATAATTGCCATCATAATCTGCATTAAATAACTCATAAACGAAGCAATTGCTCCGATTACAGCTGGATCATCTTTTACCATATCTCCAACAAAATAAATAGACACTACAATTGCTAGATTAGAAACTAACATAAATGCCGGAATCATAATTGAAAATAAATTTCCTACCGTAATGGTATGCTTGGTTAATAGGTCACTCACCTTCGTAAATCGTTTTAACTCATTTTCCTCTTGAACAAAAGATTTTACAACACGAATTCCCGCTAAATTTTCTTTAGCAATTCCATTCACTTTGTCCAGAAATCCTTGAATCATGCCAAAATGTTTACCCATTGCACCAAAAGTAACAAATACAATAATAAATACTAGGACAACTAATACAACAATTACCCACCACAAACTAGGTAATGTATACATCGCTAAAATAAAACTACCGATAAATAATAACGGAATCCGCACAAGTGATTGTAAAGCCAACATCACTAAATTCTGGACTTGCGTAATATCATTGGTTAAACGTACAACTAGATTTCCTGTAGAAAAACGCTCAATATTACTAAAAGAAAAAGTTTGAATTTTACGGAAACTTTCTTCACGTAAATTCGCTCCAACTTCTTGGGCAACCTTCGCTGAAGTAATTGTATTTAAAATTCCTGCAATTAATCCTATTGCTGCTACACCAATCAAAACCACACCAATTGAATTAATATTATCCAGATCATCTTTCAAAATTGCTTCTAACACTTGTTGTAATAGTTTAGGTTGCCATAATTGTGATACAACTGTGGCAGCCGTTAAAACAATTGACAAAAAAGTATAGAATTTAAATTTTTTCATTTGTT is drawn from Carnobacterium gallinarum DSM 4847 and contains these coding sequences:
- a CDS encoding ABC transporter ATP-binding protein — encoded protein: MGILFQQMKKFKFYTFLSIVLTAATVVSQLWQPKLLQQVLEAILKDDLDNINSIGVVLIGVAAIGLIAGILNTITSAKVAQEVGANLREESFRKIQTFSFSNIERFSTGNLVVRLTNDITQVQNLVMLALQSLVRIPLLFIGSFILAMYTLPSLWWVIVVLVVLVFIIVFVTFGAMGKHFGMIQGFLDKVNGIAKENLAGIRVVKSFVQEENELKRFTKVSDLLTKHTITVGNLFSIMIPAFMLVSNLAIVVSIYFVGDMVKDDPAVIGAIASFMSYLMQIMMAIIIGGMLMMMASRAMISLGRIGEILKTNPDITYEDSDETAPLTGSVEFKHVSFQYDGDDTPALKDISFSAQPGELVGIVGATGSGKSTLAQLIPRLYDPTEGEIFIGNEPLKKISKVSLRKTVALVSQRAILFSGTIAENLRQGKKDATMPEMEKASAIAQAKEFIEKQAQRYDSMVEERGLNYSGGQKQRLSITRGIIGNPNVLILDDSTSALDARSEKLVKEALDKELDDTTTFIIAQKISSVIQADKILVLDEGRLVNVGNHKELLKESAVYREIYDTQKGKEVAE